Proteins co-encoded in one Zingiber officinale cultivar Zhangliang unplaced genomic scaffold, Zo_v1.1 ctg51, whole genome shotgun sequence genomic window:
- the LOC122037475 gene encoding subtilisin-like protease, translated as MTILFFFLCVSFLLAAGGGAAYSDEELKAYIVFVDIPPPVSAYDSGDYNSLLKNVAGTLEIEEDDAASRVIHSYRNVMTGFSAMLTEREVAALSKVDWFVRAVRSSVYRPLTTHTPRFLGLRHRTHSVWNITDMGEGVIIGILDTGITPGHPSFDDHGIPPPPAKWKGRCDFGNASLTKQFCNNKLIGVRSLVNYDRSRHRSTVSPIDTGGHGTHTASTAGGAFVKHANVYGLARGLAAGVAPHAHVAMYKVCTDDGCQGYDVLAGMDAAVEDGVDVLSISLAGEPTPFYDEPVAIGGFHAMSRGIFVSCAAGNSGPYPSTVSNDAPWLLTVAASTMDRSFSATVKLGDGRQFRGQSLYQPRGFSPKKKYPLVLLDGRARFCLEGSLDGVNVKGKIVFCDRGGNPALPLDEVVKQAGGAGIVLPNYDLDGYSTYASPPLAVPGSNIPYADGLKIKAYINSTARPTASIVFSGAVTHVPRSPAITSFSSRGPSQITPGILKPDITGPGVDVLAAWNTEKFYVISGTSMSCPHLSGVAALIKKVHPDWSPAAIKSAIMTTAYVKDNTNKPIPDETNLPADLFALGAGHVKPLKVLDPGLVYDNSPEDYYPYLCGLGYSDHQIRSIVNRKINCSSIKSIREGDLNYPSITVRLPANQKRTVTFTRTVTNVGHSPATYYAKVKVPKFVSAVVVPRSLTFERVNEKKSFKISFKRRGRLGARRPPVIEGQLRWVSPARAVVRSPISIFLK; from the coding sequence ATGAcgattcttttcttcttcctctgtgtTTCCTTTCTCCTCGCCGCCGGCGGCGGCGCCGCCTACTCCGACGAAGAGCTCAAAGCCTACATTGTTTTCGTTGATATCCCACCGCCGGTTTCTGCGTATGATTCCGGCGACTACAACTCCCTTTTGAAGAACGTCGCCGGCACTTTGGAGATCGAAGAAGATGATGCGGCATCGAGGGTTATACACTCCTACCGGAATGTTATGACCGGATTCTCGGCGATGTTGACGGAGCGGGAGGTGGCGGCTTTGTCGAAGGTGGACTGGTTCGTGCGCGCCGTTCGGAGCTCTGTTTACCGTCCGCTGACCACCCACACGCCGCGGTTCCTGGGGCTGCGCCACCGCACCCATAGCGTGTGGAACATCACCGACATGGGCGAAGGCGTCATCATCGGCATCCTAGACACCGGCATCACCCCCGGCCATCCTTCGTTTGACGACCACGGCATTCCGCCGCCGCCCGCCAAGTGGAAGGGTCGGTGCGACTTCGGGAACGCGTCGTTGACGAAGCAGTTCTGCAACAACAAGCTCATCGGCGTTCGGTCCTTGGTCAATTACGACCGGTCCCGGCACCGGTCGACGGTCTCGCCGATCGATACCGGCGGCCACGGAACTCACACGGCGAGCACCGCTGGCGGCGCGTTCGTGAAGCACGCCAACGTGTACGGGCTCGCCAGGGGCCTCGCCGCCGGGGTGGCCCCGCATGCGCACGTCGCTATGTACAAGGTGTGCACGGACGACGGGTGTCAGGGGTACGACGTACTCGCCGGCATGGACGCCGCGGTGGAGGACGGCGTTGATGTGCTTTCCATCTCGCTCGCCGGCGAGCCTACTCCCTTCTACGATGAACCGGTCGCGATCGGCGGGTTCCACGCCATGAGCAGAGGAATTTTCGTCAGCTGCGCTGCTGGCAACTCAGGGCCGTACCCTTCCACCGTATCCAACGACGCGCCGTGGTTGCTCACGGTGGCAGCGAGCACCATGGACCGCTCGTTTTCGGCCACCGTCAAGCTCGGCGACGGCCGCCAGTTCCGCGGCCAGAGCTTGTACCAACCGCGGGGATTCTCGCCGAAGAAGAAGTACCCTCTCGTGTTGCTCGACGGCAGGGCCAGGTTTTGCCTCGAGGGTTCCCTGGACGGCGTCAACGTGAAGGGAAAGATCGTGTTCTGCGACCGCGGTGGCAATCCCGCCCTCCCATTGGATGAAGTCGTCAAGCAAGCAGGCGGCGCCGGCATAGTGTTGCCCAACTATGATTTAGACGGCTATAGCACTTACGCCAGCCCCCCCCTCGCCGTCCCGGGGTCTAACATTCCTTACGCCGACGGACTTAAGATCAAGGCCTACATCAACTCCACTGCCCGCCCGACGGCCTCCATCGTGTTCAGTGGCGCCGTCACTCACGTGCCCCGCTCGCCGGCGATCACCTCCTTCTCCTCCCGCGGGCCCAGCCAAATCACGCCGGGGATCCTCAAGCCCGATATCACTGGCCCCGGAGTCGACGTCCTCGCCGCCTGGAACACGGAAAAATTCTACGTCATCTCCGGCACCTCCATGTCCTGCCCGCACCTTTCCGGCGTCGCCGCCCTGATCAAGAAAGTCCACCCCGATTGGTCGCCCGCCGCCATCAAATCCGCCATAATGACCACCGCATACGTGAAGGACAACACCAACAAACCCATCCCCGACGAGaccaacctcccggccgatctcTTCGCCCTCGGCGCTGGCCATGTCAAGCCGCTAAAGGTCCTCGACCCGGGGCTCGTCTACGACAACTCGCCGGAGGACTACTATCCCTACCTCTGCGGCCTCGGTTATTCTGACCATCAAATTCGATCCATCGTTAACCGGAAAATCAACTGCTCGTCGATCAAGAGCATCCGAGAAGGAGACCTGAACTATCCCTCCATCACCGTCCGATTGCCTGCGAACCAGAAAAGGACGGTGACTTTCACGAGGACCGTGACCAACGTCGGCCATTCCCCGGCGACGTACTACGCGAAGGTGAAGGTGCCGAAGTTCGTCTCGGCGGTTGTGGTACCGAGAAGCTTGACGTTCGAGCGGGTGAATGAGAAGAAGAGCTTTAAGATCAGCTTCAAGCGACGCGGCCGCCTGGGAGCACGGAGGCCGCCGGTGATCGAGGGGCAACTGAGGTGGGTTTCACCGGCGAGGGCTGTGGTGAGGAGCCCAATCTCCATCTTCCTCAAGTGA